The Vicia villosa cultivar HV-30 ecotype Madison, WI linkage group LG1, Vvil1.0, whole genome shotgun sequence genome includes a region encoding these proteins:
- the LOC131640325 gene encoding lipid phosphate phosphatase epsilon 1, chloroplastic-like — protein sequence MLKLSFQMTTAATLCCNPSNKFLRTNQPKLRYSKNTPFSSSLSASRSFSCRFVPFKVWVASAMDGFIKTPYRNGKSDEQVKVFEQEAFVDRSSEFQPKFLFHEMESTLNQLSKWIVTFFFGVFIIWRHDEESLWFAAGSILNTMFSILLKQILNQKRPSTLKSDPGMPSSHAQSIFFTVMFIILSSVKMSRIDELTIISCGLAFALSSYFSYLRVSQKLHTASQVVVGAVIGSICSVLWYWLWNAFMLDAFVSSLGVRVIVVLGSAGMFLCFLLHMILLWLKDKIK from the exons atGCTGAAACTATCCTTCCAGATGACAACAGCAGCCACCCTTTGTTGCAACCCATCAAACAAATTTTTGAGGACAAATCAACCTAAACTAAGATACTCTAAAAATACTCCTTTTTCCTCTAGTTTATCTGCTTCAAGATCATTCAGTTGTAGGTTTGTTCCTTTCAAAGTTTGGGTGGCAAGTGCAATGGATGGATTCATAAAAACTCCTTACAGAAATGGAAAGAGTGATGAACAAGTTAAAGTGTTTGAACAAGAAGCTTTTGTTGATAGATCATCTGAGTTTCAGCCAAAGTTTTTGTTCCATGAAATGGAATCAACTCTTAATCAATTG AGCAAGTGGATAGTAACTTTCTTCTTTGGTGTTTTCATTATTTGGAGGCATGATGAAGAATCCTTATGGTTTGCAGCAGGGTCCATTTTAAATACAATGTTTTCTATTTTACTGAAACAAATATTGAATCAGAAAAGACCTTCAACCCTGAAATCTGACCCTGGAATGCCATCTTCACATgctcaatccatcttctttactGTCATGTTTATTATCTTGTCAA GTGTTAAAATGTCAAGAATAGATGAACTCACCATTATCAGCTGTGGCTTGGCTTTCGCATTAAGTTCTTATTTT TCATACCTGCGGGTGTCACAAAAACTTCATACGGCGAGCCAAGTGGTCGTTGGAGCTGTTATAGGATCCATTTGCTCTGTATTATGGTATTGGCTATGGAATGCTTTTATGCTAGATGCTTTTGTATCCTCCTTGGGGGTCAGAGTCATTGTTGTTTTGGGGTCTGCAGGAATGTTCTTATGTTTTCTTTTACATATGATTCTCCTGTGGcttaaagacaaaattaaatga
- the LOC131640335 gene encoding lipid phosphate phosphatase epsilon 1, chloroplastic-like isoform X2 has protein sequence MDGSVRTAYRDGKSDGHIEVLEQEAFVDRSSEVQPKFLFQEVESTLNRLSKWIVSALFGIFVIWRHDEEALWFAGGSVVNAMLSVLLKQILNQKRPSTLKSDPGMPSSHSQAIFFAVMFTILSSIESFRITAFTITSSGLVLALGSYLSYLRVSQKLHTVSQVVVGAVVGSIFSILWYWLWNTLVLDAFASSLWVRIVVIIGSAGFCLGFLLHVVRHWLKDNEI, from the exons ATGGATGGATCTGTAAGAACTGCTTACAGAGATGGAAAGAGTGATGGACATATTGAAGTGCTTGAACAAGAAGCTTTTGTTGATAGGTCATCTGAAGTTCAGCCTAAGTTTTTGTTCCAAGAGGTGGAATCAACTCTTAACCGACTG AGCAAGTGGATAGTATCTGCCCTATTTGGTATTTTTGTTATTTGGAGGCATGATGAAGAAGCCCTGTGGTTTGCAGGGGGATCTGTtgtaaatgcaatgctttctGTTTTACTCAAACAAATATTGAATCAGAAACGACCTTCAACTCTGAAATCTGACCCTGGGATGCCATCTTCACATTCTCAAGCCATCTTCTTTGCTGTCATGTTTACTATCTTGTCAA GTATCGAATCATTTAGAATCACTGCATTCACCATTACTAGCAGTGGCCTGGTTTTGGCACTTGGTTCATATTTG TCATACCTGCGAGTCTCGCAAAAGCTCCATACAGTGAGCCAAGTGGTTGTTGGAGCTGTTGTTGGATCCATTTTCTCTATCTTATGGTATTGGTTATGGAATACTTTGGTGCTAGATGCTTTTGCATCCTCTTTGTGGGTCAGAATCGTTGTTATTATAGGGTCTGCAGGATTTTGCTTGGGTTTTCTTTTACATGTGGTTCGACATTGGCTTAAAGACAATGAAATTTGA
- the LOC131640335 gene encoding lipid phosphate phosphatase epsilon 1, chloroplastic-like isoform X1, with translation MLQLSFHMTATAILCYNPSNNFLRTNQPKQRYLKNNSFSPSLSASRSFTCGFAPFKLLVKRAMDGSVRTAYRDGKSDGHIEVLEQEAFVDRSSEVQPKFLFQEVESTLNRLSKWIVSALFGIFVIWRHDEEALWFAGGSVVNAMLSVLLKQILNQKRPSTLKSDPGMPSSHSQAIFFAVMFTILSSIESFRITAFTITSSGLVLALGSYLSYLRVSQKLHTVSQVVVGAVVGSIFSILWYWLWNTLVLDAFASSLWVRIVVIIGSAGFCLGFLLHVVRHWLKDNEI, from the exons ATGCTGCAATTATCATTCCACATGACAGCAACAGCCATTCTTTGCTATAATCCATCTAACAATTTTTTGAGGACAAATCAGCCTAAACAAAGATActtgaaaaataattcattttctcCCAGTTTATCTGCTTCAAGATCATTCACTTGTGGGTTTGCTCCTTTCAAACTCTTGGTGAAAAGGGCGATGGATGGATCTGTAAGAACTGCTTACAGAGATGGAAAGAGTGATGGACATATTGAAGTGCTTGAACAAGAAGCTTTTGTTGATAGGTCATCTGAAGTTCAGCCTAAGTTTTTGTTCCAAGAGGTGGAATCAACTCTTAACCGACTG AGCAAGTGGATAGTATCTGCCCTATTTGGTATTTTTGTTATTTGGAGGCATGATGAAGAAGCCCTGTGGTTTGCAGGGGGATCTGTtgtaaatgcaatgctttctGTTTTACTCAAACAAATATTGAATCAGAAACGACCTTCAACTCTGAAATCTGACCCTGGGATGCCATCTTCACATTCTCAAGCCATCTTCTTTGCTGTCATGTTTACTATCTTGTCAA GTATCGAATCATTTAGAATCACTGCATTCACCATTACTAGCAGTGGCCTGGTTTTGGCACTTGGTTCATATTTG TCATACCTGCGAGTCTCGCAAAAGCTCCATACAGTGAGCCAAGTGGTTGTTGGAGCTGTTGTTGGATCCATTTTCTCTATCTTATGGTATTGGTTATGGAATACTTTGGTGCTAGATGCTTTTGCATCCTCTTTGTGGGTCAGAATCGTTGTTATTATAGGGTCTGCAGGATTTTGCTTGGGTTTTCTTTTACATGTGGTTCGACATTGGCTTAAAGACAATGAAATTTGA
- the LOC131640316 gene encoding GTPase ERA-like, chloroplastic, with protein MKNLASLAASTATFPTHQFPFQIQHSFFPLQFTSRTSFLRNLHLCCQTKQCRSNAFSTKQDLIALQQQLEEDEEEQRASFSDDDTSFLSLSEKPDRNLGLLDDYETEELGYDCDPNHRSGYVALLGKPNVGKSTLANQMVGQKLSIVTDKPQTTRHRILCICSGSDYQMVLYDTPGVLQEQRHKLDSMMMQNVRSAAVNADCVLFLVDACKAPEKIDEVLEEGVGNSKNKPPTLLIMNKKDLIKPGEVAKKLEWYTKFTDVDEVIPVSSKYGQGVEDVKNWILSKLPKGPAYYPKDIISEHPERFFVAEIIREKIFLQYRNEIPYVCQVNVKSYKTRPKAKDFIQVEILVERNSQKIIVIGKEGKALKLLATAARLDVEDFLQKKVFLEIQVKVKENWRQDEGFLKNSGYGGQIGVV; from the exons ATGAAGAACTTGGCTTCGCTTGCCGCTTCAACCGCAACATTTCCCACACACCAATTCCCCTTTCAAATTCAACACTCTTTCTTTCCGCTTCAATTCACTTCCCGAACTTCCTTCCTCCGAAATCTACATCTATGCTGCCAAACCAAACAATGTCGTTCCAACGCATTTTCCACCAAACAAGACCTTATCGCACTTCAACAACAactagaagaagatgaagaagaacagAGAGCTTCATTTTCAGATGATGATACATCTTTCTTATCCCTCAGCGAGAAACCCGACCGCAATTTGGGTTTGCTCGATGATTATGAGACTGAAGAACTCGGTTATGATTGCGATCCCAATCACCGAAGCG GGTATGTGGCTTTACTTGGAAAACCAAATGTTGGGAAGAGTACACTCGCGAACCAAATGGTTGGCCAAAAGTTGTCTATAGTTACGGATAAACCTCAAACAACAAGGCATCGGATTCTTTGTATATGTTCCGGCTCGGATTATCAG ATGGTACTTTATGATACTCCTGGTGTTTTGCAAGAGCAAAGGCACAAGTTAGACTCAATGATGATGCAAAATGTTCGCAGCGCTGCAGTTAATGCTGACTGTGTACTGTTTCTCGTTGATGCATGTAAAGCGCCTGAAAAA ATCGATGAAGTGTTAGAAGAAGGTGTAGGGAACTCCAAAAATAAACCCCCCACTCTATTGATTATGAACAAGAAGGATCTTATCAAACCCGGTGAAGTTGCGAAGAAACTTGAG TGGTATACAAAATTTACTGATGTTGATGAGGTTATACCAGTTAGTTCCAAGTACGGTCAAGGGGTTGAAGATGTCAAGAACTGGATACTGTCAAAGCTTCCTAAAGGACCAGCTTATTATCCAAAG GACATTATCAGTGAACATCCTGAAAGATTTTTTGTAGCTGAAATCATAAGAGAAAAGATTTTTTTGCAGTATCGAAATGAAATCCCCTATGTGTGTCAG GTGAATGTTAAAAGCTATAAGACCCGACCAAAAGCAAAAGATTTTATACAGGTGGAGATTTTGGTAGAGAGAAACTCCCAGAAGATTATCGTTATTGGAAAA GAAGGAAAAGCTTTAAAACTGCTTGCAACAGCTGCCCGCCTTGACGTTGAAGATTTTCTGCAGAAGAAAGTTTTTCTTGAG ATTCAAGTAAAGGTTAAAGAAAATTGGCGACAAGACGAAGGGTTTCTTAAGAACTCTGGTTATGGTGGTCAAATAGGTGTTGTATAA